The nucleotide window tgccaccacatacagctaatttttttgtatttttgtagagatggggtttcaccatgttccccaggctggatgGACTTATCTAGAGGAACATGTTGAATGGCACATATCATTGCAGCTAACTTCAGAAATATAATATGCCACAAGCACATTTGCTGACCCTGGAATAATTATCTATGAGACTCCAACAATCTAAGATTCTGtctttccattccttcctcccATAGAGCATTGATTTCATTTACGCTAATATGTTCTGTTAGATATTTCAAACAATGGAAAACATCTTGTTTTCCTTACAAATTTGTTTTGGCTTTGCTTTGATTCTAAAAATTATACTGTAAAATtgaccttttttcttttagtgtacAGTTCTGTGATTTTGAACACATGTACAGATTCATGTAATTATCATTATAATcagaacagttccatcactcCCCAAATCTCCCTCATACTATCCATTTACAGCCTTAATTGTAGTCACCTGTCTTCCCTACCATGACTCTTGGCAATCATTGATTTGTCCTCTGACCCCAGAGTTCTGTCTTTTTGAGATTATCATATAAAGGGAACCATACAGTATGTGACCTTTCGAGGCTGTCTCTTCTCACTTAGCGTAACACTTTGGTTCTTTCTTATTGCTGTGTAGCTTTCCATGGTATGGAAGTACCACAGTTGGTTTATCCATTTGGCAAATAGTTTCCTGATGGAAACAATTGCTTTGAACTGATACCAAGCCACATAGACCAGACTTCAGACTCTATTTAGGAGGtaagaaaagatgaaaaggagCCCTGTGGACCAACTCTTACTCTAAACATGTTTATTTGTTGGTAGAAATGCCAATCTCATtatcataaacaaacaaacaaaaaattaaagagccTGCTCTTTAGAACAAAAGTCTAAGGTCAAGAGAATGATTTTGAATGCCTCTTCTTACCCCAAggaatatttaagagaaaaaggaTTCATGAATTCAGACTTCCTTAGCCATTTTCTCTAAATGGACCAGGATATCCAAATCATGTTTTCAAAAGCCCGTTTAAATTCTAAGAAAGTCAAGTGAAATTGTTAATGATAGCAAATTCAGTTTAGGTAGAGTGTGTGATGTATTAAAGCTACATTCCACATGGTTTTCCCCTTTGTATAATTATGCTCATTTTGTAGTGCCTAGAATGTAATACAGTACTTTGCATTATTCGGAGGTTTATAATTGGATGACTGTTTTATGCCAAGCTCTCTCTCCGGGGTCTCACTCATTTCTTATCACATTCTAGCCACAGTCTTAGCACAGCACATGCACCCACCAATTTTCAATTAATGAGGGAGCAAATGAATGCAGAACTCTAAAGGACAATCTCTGGGagctccattcattcattcttctgtaAGTAGTTAACGCACTCTCAGATAAAAAGGTATCTTCatatctatttaaaaacaaatagagtCAGGCTAACAAAATGCTTGGTTCAACATTAATGCTTCTAGAAGTGGAATCTTTTCCTGGCAGGTGAGATAGTCAATGTGGGGTGGAAGTAGGGCATGAGTTCTAAGACTTGGGACAGTTTTTACAATTTTCCTTCACTTCGAGGTAGTAACATTTGAGCACTGAGCTACCTTTATAGCTTCATGTTTCTTTGTGCTgtcattttagttcttttttttttttttcttttaagacagagtcttgctctgtcatccaggctggagtgcagtggcgcgatctcggctcactgcaacctccgcttcccaggttcaagcaattctcctgcctcagcctcccaagtagctggaattacaggtgcccgccaccacgctcagctaatttttgtatttttagtagagatggggtttcaccatattgaccaggctggtcttgaactcctgacctcatgatccacccgcctcggccttccaaagtgctgggattacaggtgtgagccaccacacccagcccattttaggTCTTAATGTgatgtggggaggggcaggggagtTGCTCTACGACTTCACCATCCAAATGACAGCAGCAAATAAGGGCTTCCAGAGCAATTCACTCTCCTCAGGGACCAGGAGTGAGAGAAACCAGCTTCTACTCTCATAGCGTGATAAAGTCCCCTGTTTTTAAGTGTTCTTTGGGAAAACGCAGCCCTTTGAATTTCAGCCACAGTATTCGCAGGGTAATGATGATTTAAACAAGaactgcttttctcttctttaaaatgtctttggcaaaagcaaaaacaaaaaactattattAACTATTAGGGCTAAATACATTCTTCCCTCTGTATCCTTGGCatattggttccaggacccctgcggataccaaaatctgaggatgctcatgtacctgatataaaatggcatggtaTTTGCATATCCTACacatatcctcctgtatactttaaatcatctctaaattacttcTAATACCTGTGATACAAtataaatgctgtgtaaatagttgctaggctgtgtttttaaatttttatactttttattgttctattattatttttaatttttttcaaatatttttgtcctGAGGTTGATTGAATCTAAGGATGCAGAAGATATCGAAGGCTAACTATATCTGAAAATAGATACCAAAACTCATCTAGGAACAGTGCAGAATTGAGAATTTTTTAACAGAAACAATCTGCTTTTAAACAAATTTCCTACTTTAGTATTTCCCCTTTGATATCTTTTACATTTAACATACATTTATGGAGCATTTAGGAGACAGCACTTCACATTAATTAACCTCATTTACTACATTCAACAGATTTGTAAGggaatattattattcccattgtgCAAAGGGGATATTTAGGCTCAGAGAATTGAGCATCTTTCTCAAGGTCTTGAGGCAGTGCCAGGGGTAGGCATGGGGAGGTCAGGTCCTCCTTACTCTTCCCAACCCCCCATCTTCAAGTCCTCCAAGCTACCACAGTAGCTAGACAACCTAAGGAAAGAGTGTGCTCACTGTGCAAATGAAACTCCAGAATGCTTCAGCAACACTGCAGCCCCTGCGACTCTCCTATATTCAATCAAACAGCTGGTAAATGGTGGCACTGACGTATGGAGCCAGAACTTTCTGACCTGATGCTTGAGTGTGTTCCTATTCCTGCTCTTAGAAGCCTaccttctggctgggcgcagtggctcacgcctgtaatcccagcactttgggaggccgaggcgtgcggattacctgaggtcaggagttcgagatcagcctgggcaacaccgtgaaaccctgtctgcactaaaaatacaaaattagtcgggcgtggtgacacatgcctgtaatcccagctactcgggaggctgaggcaggagaatcgcttgaacctgggaggcggaggatgcagtgagctgagatcgcgccattgcactccagcctgggcaacaatagtaaacctccatctcaccaaaaaaaagaaaaaaaaaaagcaagaaaaaaaaaagaagcctatCTTCCAACAGCTCCACAACTGCTTTCGCTTAGGTTTCATTGTGAATATTGTATTTCCTGCTAAATAAATCAGAGCAGAGTCTCCAGTAAATGAATGCCTCAGAAGTTTCTCTATCTCACCAGTTGGATCTCATAAACAAAAATCAGGTAGGTGAATTTAACCATTCCATCCTCACCCAATTTGCCCCAACATTTAACCCAAATCCCACAGACTTCACCAATTCATTCAATCTGGAAACATCAATTGCTCAGCTAATCTTTTCCCCTCTTTTCCCATTATCAGAATTAGCTACTTATTGTTCTTCCTGTTTTGCTTCAACTGAAATAAACTTGAGTTCTTATCCTTTCTGTCAGATGGATTTCCAAGCTTAAAAGCTTTGAATCAGAATGACATTAATCCTGCTTTTTCTGCAATGTGGCATTATTGCTTGTTACAGATATTTGCACTGCTCCATCTTACTTTCTGAGAGTTTCATGGACGTTCTCATTGCAAATGAGTCTGTGTTAGGGAGTTTGTATTTTCTCAAGAAACCAGAAATCTCATTGTTAAAAATCTCACTTTTGCAAAGAAAATTCTagtccacttgtcaatttttataaaatcttatTTATAATCAAAATCAGATTTCAACTAACATTTACATTATTAGCATTGCATGAAGGTAagtgtattttcggtagagactgACCCTAGGGCAGCTGCACAAGTCTCTGCAAGAAGGTTCCTCTTTGGTGACAATGAGTCAGATATGTATTAACTCAGAAatgaatttaagaagaaaaaaaattttgtcatCTTATGAATAAGTGTTTCATCTTggtttagttgataaagcagcagctctaaaaataaaacttactgtagatttgctcttttttcttttattttaaaaatgaaactcttACTCTTAACTTTGCCTTTTTGCATACctaaataattcctttttttttttttttaaagatagagtctcactatgttgcccacactggactcaaattcctggactcaagcgatcctcctgcctcagcctcccaagtagctgggactacaggcatggccACCAAGCTCTTCtatagtaatatataattttttatcttttattttttatttttacaaaagttttttcttaaatgtacaaCAGGCTCCAAGACAACACTTCATTCCAGCTATAGGTGGCAAAAGACGTTATGGCGGGGAATACAGATGTTTAAATACGAATGAAATCAATGGTCACCATCGACTCAGGTACAAGGAACAGCTTACTTTTTGCCAGATTTAATTCCACCTGTGTCCAGGGGCCCCTTCTTCATGGCCTGCACTTTCAGCTCCTCGAGTTCCTTCTGCTcctctttttgtttctgcttGAAAGCCTTATCTTCCTCGTCCATCTCCTTGGCCTGCGTCTTGGGCTGTTTCAAGGGCTTCTTGCCACCTTAGCGACTGGACATGGCAACTGCCGCCCCTTCCCCAGACCCTGCCACTGGAAATcctaatatataatttttaaaaatgattttactttgggaggcagaggcgggcggatcacgaggtcaggagatggagaccatcctggctaacacagtgaaaccccgtctctactaaaagcacaaaaaattagccgggcatggtggcgggcacttgtagtctcagctactcgggaggctgaggcaggagaatggcgtgaacccgggaggcggagcttgcagtgagccgagattgttccactgcactccagcctgggggacagagcgagactccgtctcaaaaaaaaaaaagaaaatgattttaggCATTAGTATTTGGAAGGAATTCCTAGGTTGGAGAGATGGTGAGCTAATTGTTTGGGTCTATGTATGAGCTGAAATATAAATTTCAAGGAAGtttaaatgtccatgaaatcagACCCagcttttcaaaattttcacATTGACAATGATTGTCTAATAAATCTATCCTTCTACACTAacgaaaaacaattttttttttgccacctcAACCTTCAACTACTATgacattttgtatatttcaaTGACATTTATTAAATTCTACCTTTCAttgaagttttctttgtgtgtaaaAAGTTACTGTGTAATGAGAATCTTAAACATAGAACACAAGGCTGATGCATCTGTGTATCCTTCATGGCACCAAATAGAGCTTTCTGCTTTTCCCTGCCCTAATCCATCCAATATACTATTGTTGAattcattttcctaaaatttaGCTCTGATTAAGTCACTTGTTGGCTAAGCACTTACAACAGTTTCTAGTTGTTTACTGAATTATATGTTCCTGCTCACCTGGCATAGCCTTCTATAATCTGGCCCCAACCTGTCCTTTCTAGCTTTATCTCTATGGTATTTTCCACAGAAACTTGGCTCTTCCTAATTCTGAGAAGAGGTGCTGGgattttcctttgtgtgtgtctgtgtgtgtgtgtgtgtgtgtgtgtgtgtgctattcTCACGAACTGCAGTGTCTCATACAGAGACCAGTCTCAAATCAAGTCCACAAAGCCATGTCTGGTTTGCCCACGGAACACATCCCTTCTTGTTTCTGATCTTTGCAGTACTTGGTCTAAACTACTCTTGTGTACTTAAGTCACTATAACCCACTTTAGCTTGAATTATAATAGTCTGTGTGCTTGTTTTATCTCCCAGATTTGACAATAAGCATGGCATACTTGAAAGAACATGAGCTATGAGGTTAGAAAAACTTAAGTTCATATCTTGCCTCTGTCACTTATGAGCTGTGTGACTTCAGAGAAGTAGCACACTTTtctgaacttctttttttaaatctattaaaaataattggttagccaggcatggtggcttatacctgtaatcctagcactttgggaggccgaggtgggcaaatcacttgaggtcagaagttggagaccagcctggccaacatggtgaaaccccatctctactaaaaatacaaaattagctgggtgtggtggcgcacccctgtaatcccagctactcgggaggctgagacaggagaatcacttgaacccaggaggcacaggttgcagtgagccaagatcacaccattgcattccagcctgggtaaaagagtgaaactcagtctcaaaaaaaaagactattggtTCACTTTGCTGTTCTCTCACATTTGGAGTTATCATAAAATCATTTTAAGTAAAAAGATTCTTACCACCCAACCCAACTTGATTTGTGAATAGCAAAAAGCAACAGAGACAGAAGGGAGTAAACAAGAgctaatgaaggaaaaaaagaaagattgaaccgAAAGTCTaggaagatttaaagaaaaatgatcagTATATGTCAAAGGTGTTTAGCTgagaaaagaaagtagaagaatAGTATTGTTTGTTTGGGGTTCAATTACTGGAAGGAGTTATATCAAAGGTCTGACATTCACTGGGTCAGGAGCAATGTCCATAGTCACTCGAAATAAAGCTCCTGAGAATCAATAAGTCAACACACTTCTCTCTGAGTCTGCCCTTCCCCTACTATGTCTTTTAGAAATAAgacattgaaaagaaaaaggaccaTCCAGCATATGTTGGGAAATTTACTATCTTGTCTCCCCAAACAGAAGATATTTCTCATATTGTTCAAGAACaactttctgaaataaatttgCCATTGTTTCCACAAGAGAGGGAAATAActaatgtatatattaataatagtaaagATAACAACTCTAGacctttgtatttgtatttattatgaGCCAGGCACTCTGCCAAGTGCTTGTGTAATCTTCTCAGTAGCCCTGTATGGAAGACTTTATTTTATTCACcccacagatgaagaaactgaagaagttAAAAGATCTTGCCCAAGAGCACTAAGATTTGTATCCACGTGTTGAATCCTAAAACTTGTGATGTTTTTACTCCATCATGTTCCCTCTTAGCAAGATAGTATGTTATTAGAAACTAGTGAGGAGCTGCAGCTGACTATCCAGACCAAGAAAATGCAGATTTCCATAAGCAAAATTGCTGGAGAATCAGGCAGCCCTTCCTGGGCAAATGCTAGTTAGCTTCATGGTCTCTTTCAGCCCTTCATAGAGTCTCTTAAATTATTGTTACCTCAAACTGTTGTCTTTCCTAGTAGTCAAATAACCCTGCTACTCGGAGTACTCCACAAAGCTTGTCAGCAAGGCAGACTCAAAGCCCCTGGCCaatactgtattatatacttAATATTTGCTAAAGGAATAGATCTTAAATATTCTCACTAAAAAGAAGGCGGTGGGTAGCTATGACAAACaatgtgttaattaatttgattctGGTAACCATTTcacaatatatgtatatcaaatacATTGTATAcctttgtaaaccaaaaataaaattctaagccccccaaccaatggaatggacccctcctctgggccaagggcattccaaagttaacctggggctgggtgcagtggctcacatctataagcCCAAcgttttaggaggctgaggagggaagatcacttgaagccagggaatcaagacctgcctaggcaacatagagagacctccatctctactaaaaattaaaaatattaaacaggtCCCGGCGCGGTCACCGGCACAGGCTATAGCTGCGACTTCCCTCATGTCCACGTTGGCTGCCCGGCTGCTGCAGCCCGCGCACAGCTGCTCCCTCCGCCCTCGCCCCTTCCACCTCGCGGCAGTTCCAGATGAAGCTGTTGTAATTTCTGGAAGGAAACTGGCCCAGCAGATCAAGCAGGAAGTGCGGCAGGAGGTAGAAGAGTCGGTGGCCTCAGGTGACAAACGGCCACACCTGAGCGTGATCCTGGTTGGTGAGAATTCTGCAAGTCACTCCTACGTCCTCAGCAAAACCAGGGCAGCTGCAGATGTGGGAATCAACAGTGAGACAATTGTGAAACCAGCTTCAATTTCAGAGGAAGAATTGTTGAATTTAATCAGTAAACtgaataatgatgataatgtagATGGCCTCCTTGTTCAGCTGCCTCTTCCAGAGCATATTGATGAGAGAAGGATCTGCAATGCTGTTTCTCCAGACAAGGATGCTGATGGCTTTCATGTAATTAATGTAGGGCGAATGTGTTTGGACCAGTATTCCATGTTACCGGCTACCCCATCAGGTGTGTGGGAAATAATTAAGCGAACTGACATTCCAACCCTAGGGAAGAATGTGGTTGTGGCTGGAAGGTCAAAAAATGTTGAAATGCCCATTGCAATGTTACTGCACACAGGTGGGGTGCATGAACGTCCCGGCGGTGATGCCACTGTTACAATATCTCATCGATATACTCCCAAAGAGCAGTTGAAGAAACATACAATTCTTGCAGATATTGTAATATCTGCTGCAGGTATTCCAAATCTGATCACAGCAGATATGATCAAGGAAGAAGCAGCAGTCATTGATGTGGAAATAAATAGAGTTCATGATCCTGTAACTGCCAAACTGAAGTTGGTTGGGGATGTGGATTTTGAAGGAGTCAGACAAAAAGCCGGTTATATCACTCCAGTTCCTGGAGGTGTTGGCCCCATGACAGTGGCAATGCTAATGAAGAATACcattatggccgggcatggtggctcacacctgtaatcccagcactttgggaggccgaggcgggtggatcacgagatcaggaaacagagaccatcctggctaacacagtgaaacccccgtgtctactaaaaatacaaaaaaaaaaaaaattagctgggcctggtggcaggtgcctatagtcccagctactcgggaggctgaggcaggagaatgacatgaacccaggaggcagagctgagatcgtgccactccaacctgggagacacagcgagactccgtctcaaaaaaagaaaaaaaaaaaaaaagaatatcattaTTGCTGCAAAAAAAGGTGCTGAGCCTTGAAGAGCGAGAAGTGCTGGAGTCTAAAGAGCTTGGGGTAGCCACTAATTAACTATTGTGTCTTCTATGTCATGAACAACACTCCAGGCCAGCTCAAGAAGCAAAGCAGGCTAATAGAaatgcaatatttttaatttactgaaaTGGTTTAAAATGATGCCTTGTATTTATTGAAAGCTTAAATGGGTGGGTGTTTGTGCACATACCTCTGCAGTACCTCACCAGGGAGCATTCCAGTATCATGCAGGGTCCTGTGATCTAGCCAGGAGCAGCCATTAACCTAGTGATTAACATGGGAGACATTACCGTGTGGAGAATGGACACTTCACTTTGTCAAGCACCTCAGTTACACATTTGCCTTTTCTAGGATTGCATTTTCCAAGTGCTGTTCCAATGACAGTTGATACTCATTTTAGGTACCAAATCTTTTGAGTTCAACtgatcaaacaaaagaaaaagtgttgCTAGAGAAAATTAGggaaaaggtgaaaaagaaaaaatggtagtaattgagcagaaaaaaaaattactctaatttatatatgtattgatTGGTAACCAGATTTATCTAAGTAGAACTGAATTggctaggaaaaaagaaaaattacatgttAATCGTTTTCTTAAGCTGTCTTTTTGAGGCTTAGTCAGTCATTGGGAAAATGTTGAGGATTATTCCTTGCTATCAGTACTCATTTATGTATGTTACCCTTCAGTAAGTTCTCCCCATTTTAGTTTTCTAGGATTGAAAGGCTTCTTTTATACATTATTTGTGTGtattgtcatatatggcttttgcTGTATACTTTAACTTCATTGTTAAATGTTTGTATTGTATGATTTCTTTGGTGTATCTTAAAAcctatttttgaaaaacaaacttgGCTTGGTAATCATTTGGGCAGCTTGGATAAGTATGCAACTTACTTTTCCACCAAAGAACTGTCAGCAGCTGCCTGCTTTTCTGTGATGTACCCTGTTGActtttccagaaatttttttaagagtttgaGTTAATATTGAATTTAAGCAGACTTTCTGATTaaaggtctttttttcttttttaataaaacacaTGTGTCTGGTGTGGTATGAATTTCTGAAATTCTGCCTTCCTATGACTCCTAGTTGCGACCTGAGTTTCTTTCTCATTTAATCAATGTAGATGTTCCTATATTCAGTAACACTTACTTCTATAGCCTTAAATagatcattttttcttctttattttgtggagatgggggtcttgctatgttgcctgggctggtattgaactcctggcctgaagcaatcaatcctcttgcctcagcctcccagagggctgggatgacaggtatggGCCACCCACGCCCAAACAGAGGTTTAAAGAGCTTTGGAGAAACCAACCTCAtcctccaatctttttttttttttttttttttttttgagactgagtctcgctctgttgcccaggctggagtgcagtggcgtgatctcgggtcactgcaacctctgcctctcgggttcaaacaattcttgtgcctcagcctcctcagtagctgggattacaggtgcatgccaccatgcctggctgatttttgtgtttttagtagagacggggtttcatcaagttggccagactggtctcaaactcctaacctcaagtgatccacctgcctcagcttcccaaaatgctaggattacaggcgtgagccaccgcgcctggctagtcCTACAGTCTTATATCCCAACAGGTTGTGCCAAACTAGGAGCTTAATCTGTAAAATACTTGAGGCAGGGATAGGTTccttgtctattttggcttttggctAAGCAGAAGTAGCTCCTGCTCTAGGCAGCTtgaggcagaaagagaaagaacagttGAATTGACTTACCTCCCTCCTTGTTCTTCTGCCAGCTGGTGTTATTCTTTTGATAGTTCTCTGGAGCTGAAAGAAATTTAGAGAGTTTGCTGGAGATGTTTTTGTGAGTGAGGTATAGCTCATGTCTATAAGTCATGCCTGCTTACTTACCTAGATGATTAAACATGGAGCAAGATGATCAAGATGACCAAAATTTTATTGAATTACAGTTGTAAGTGGAAAAAATGACTGACTTACTGCATGGAGAAGTATTATGTCAACCTGTTAAAAGCTATGGAAATTAAAATGTTcatgtatatacaaaatataaatgacatGTAAGGTAAAATTACAGTGATCAATTTACAACAAAGAAATTAACAGAGTAGTTTTCCAGCTTGTTTGATTAATCAAGCAGGTTTACTCTTGAATCCATAGCATTTCTACAATTTAATTTGGACAAAGTTCTATCCCAAATCAGCCAggttttaaaactgaaatgttAAGGGTGGATTTTTAGCTCCGCCAGGATTGGTGTGG belongs to Pongo pygmaeus isolate AG05252 chromosome 2, NHGRI_mPonPyg2-v2.0_pri, whole genome shotgun sequence and includes:
- the LOC129033578 gene encoding bifunctional methylenetetrahydrofolate dehydrogenase/cyclohydrolase, mitochondrial-like, with protein sequence MSTLAARLLQPAHSCSLRPRPFHLAAVPDEAVVISGRKLAQQIKQEVRQEVEESVASGDKRPHLSVILVGENSASHSYVLSKTRAAADVGINSETIVKPASISEEELLNLISKLNNDDNVDGLLVQLPLPEHIDERRICNAVSPDKDADGFHVINVGRMCLDQYSMLPATPSGVWEIIKRTDIPTLGKNVVVAGRSKNVEMPIAMLLHTGGVHERPGGDATVTISHRYTPKEQLKKHTILADIVISAAGIPNLITADMIKEEAAVIDVEINRVHDPVTAKLKLVGDVDFEGVRQKAGYITPVPGGVGPMTVAMLMKNTIMAGKKVLSLEEREVLESKELGVATN